A region from the Bacillota bacterium genome encodes:
- a CDS encoding bifunctional phosphoglucose/phosphomannose isomerase, translated as MNLELKVNLDDTGVLRERDPDGMLETLAGLPEQCEEALKLGGEAPLPSLQKDPRQVVMAGLGGSAIGGDLVRAVVAQEAGTPVLVCRDYTLPSYINEETLVFLTSYSGNTEETLSAYEAAGKQGAARIVFTTGGKLAERAQRDGVPVIRVPAGLPPRSALGYLFLPALFILGRLGLVTLREGYGELAEVLRKLRAQFEPASPRERNRAKDLALRLYGRIPVIYGAAHTTEVAATRWKGQFNENSKCLAYWNAFPEMNHNEIVGFEAPPEALRSLFLIFLRDAGDHPRVRARMEITKHLLQDRVAGVAEFWGEGSSLLVRLFSLIYLGDYASVYLALLYGINPKPVAVIDYLKQELARLS; from the coding sequence ATGAACCTCGAGCTTAAAGTGAACCTGGATGACACCGGCGTCCTGCGGGAAAGGGATCCCGACGGAATGCTGGAAACGCTGGCAGGTTTACCCGAACAGTGCGAAGAAGCGTTGAAGCTGGGCGGGGAAGCCCCCCTTCCCTCCTTACAAAAAGACCCCCGCCAGGTAGTGATGGCAGGTCTGGGCGGTTCTGCCATCGGAGGGGATCTGGTTCGGGCAGTTGTGGCGCAGGAAGCCGGAACTCCTGTTTTGGTTTGCCGCGATTACACTTTACCATCATATATCAATGAGGAGACCCTTGTTTTTTTAACGAGTTATTCCGGAAATACGGAAGAAACCTTGAGCGCCTACGAGGCGGCCGGCAAACAGGGGGCGGCCAGAATTGTCTTTACGACAGGGGGAAAACTGGCGGAGCGCGCCCAAAGGGATGGCGTTCCTGTGATTCGCGTGCCGGCCGGGCTCCCCCCGCGTTCCGCGCTCGGCTACCTGTTTTTACCTGCACTTTTCATCTTGGGCCGCCTGGGTCTTGTCACCCTCCGGGAGGGATACGGCGAACTTGCAGAGGTGCTCCGGAAGCTGCGCGCCCAGTTTGAACCCGCCTCCCCCCGCGAGAGAAACCGGGCCAAGGACCTCGCCCTGCGTCTTTACGGGAGAATTCCGGTTATTTACGGCGCCGCCCATACTACGGAGGTGGCTGCCACTCGCTGGAAGGGACAGTTTAACGAAAATTCCAAGTGCCTGGCTTACTGGAATGCTTTCCCCGAAATGAATCACAACGAAATTGTGGGGTTCGAGGCTCCTCCGGAAGCCCTGCGTTCTTTGTTTTTGATCTTCCTCCGGGATGCCGGGGATCACCCGCGGGTTCGGGCCAGGATGGAGATTACGAAGCACCTCTTGCAGGACCGGGTTGCCGGGGTTGCTGAGTTTTGGGGAGAGGGTTCCTCTCTTCTCGTCAGGCTTTTTTCCCTGATCTATTTGGGGGATTACGCGAGTGTCTACCTGGCTTTGCTCTACGGGATTAATCCGAAACCGGTTGCTGTCATTGACTATCTCAAGCAGGAGCTGGCCCGGCTTTCCTGA
- a CDS encoding ROK family protein encodes MDYIVAVDLGGTKIYSALVGTGDRIIEKDVRPTEAAQGKEKVIANILASIEAVLPPGARKKGTIAGIGVGAPGPLDSRTGRIFFAPNLQWHDVNLKEILQDALRLPVFLENDANLAALGEQLYGAGQGFDDLVFITVSTGVGGGLILKGDIYSGAFGGAGEIGHLVVDPNGPLCPCGNRGCLEAVASGRALKRKALELIAAGKGRRILELAGGKPGAVDAPEITRAGYAGDPEARELLAEAGRWLGLAIGNIANLLNPPLFVIGGGVARGAGRLLLEPARAEASLRVFPALRDYLQIVPAALRGRAGVLGAAAFARRSLLYSHERG; translated from the coding sequence ATGGATTACATCGTGGCCGTAGACCTGGGGGGGACAAAAATCTACTCCGCCCTGGTGGGCACTGGGGACCGGATTATCGAGAAAGATGTCCGGCCAACGGAGGCGGCCCAGGGAAAAGAAAAGGTAATTGCGAATATCCTGGCAAGCATTGAGGCGGTTTTACCTCCAGGTGCCCGCAAAAAGGGCACGATCGCGGGAATCGGGGTAGGCGCACCTGGTCCCCTTGACTCGCGTACCGGCCGGATTTTTTTTGCCCCCAATTTGCAGTGGCATGACGTCAATCTGAAGGAAATCCTCCAGGACGCCTTAAGACTCCCCGTCTTCCTGGAAAACGATGCCAATCTAGCCGCCCTTGGGGAACAGCTTTACGGAGCGGGGCAGGGATTCGATGATCTCGTTTTTATTACGGTCAGCACGGGGGTTGGGGGAGGCCTGATCCTCAAAGGGGATATTTATTCCGGCGCCTTCGGAGGAGCGGGGGAGATCGGCCACCTGGTCGTGGACCCCAACGGGCCCCTTTGCCCGTGTGGAAACCGGGGGTGCCTTGAAGCGGTCGCCTCGGGGCGCGCCCTTAAAAGGAAGGCACTGGAACTGATCGCGGCCGGGAAGGGACGCCGGATCCTCGAACTGGCGGGGGGCAAGCCGGGGGCGGTCGATGCCCCGGAAATCACGCGCGCCGGATACGCCGGCGATCCCGAAGCGCGCGAGCTGCTGGCCGAGGCCGGCCGCTGGCTGGGGCTGGCAATCGGAAACATCGCCAACCTGCTCAATCCCCCGCTTTTTGTCATCGGGGGAGGTGTGGCGCGCGGGGCAGGCAGGCTTCTCCTGGAACCTGCCCGGGCCGAAGCGAGCCTTCGCGTTTTTCCGGCCCTCCGGGATTATCTGCAAATCGTCCCTGCCGCTTTACGCGGGCGGGCCGGGGTGCTTGGGGCGGCGGCCTTCGCGCGCCGGAGCCTTTTATACTCTCACGAAAGGGGTTGA
- a CDS encoding Cof-type HAD-IIB family hydrolase, with translation MENVKLVAIDLDDTLLRDDLTISPRTRAAVQAVKERGIAVTLATGRMFRSARPYARQLGFDLPLITYQGALVKSAFSEEVVYHCPLSAGVARRVIAFGRLKKVQVNFYLDDELYVERVTPRGFHYASFAGVPCHQVADLESLLEQGNPLKLLLIEAEPVLDEFAQELKEILGEEAHLTKSKPSYLEVIHPQATKGRALRELAAWLDVGRDEVMALGDSFNDLEMLEFAGVSVAVANARPEVRCRTRYVTLSNNEDGVAVALETFILGREQP, from the coding sequence GTGGAAAACGTTAAACTGGTTGCGATCGATCTGGATGATACCCTGCTTAGGGATGACCTGACGATTTCCCCGCGCACCCGGGCTGCGGTGCAGGCTGTGAAAGAACGGGGGATTGCTGTTACCCTCGCCACAGGGAGGATGTTTCGCTCGGCGAGGCCCTATGCCCGGCAGCTCGGCTTTGATCTTCCCCTGATTACCTACCAGGGGGCTCTTGTTAAAAGTGCCTTTTCGGAGGAGGTTGTTTACCACTGCCCCCTATCCGCCGGGGTGGCGCGCCGGGTGATCGCATTCGGGCGCCTGAAAAAGGTTCAGGTCAATTTTTACCTCGATGATGAATTGTATGTAGAAAGGGTGACACCCCGTGGCTTCCATTACGCTTCTTTCGCCGGAGTTCCCTGTCACCAGGTCGCGGATCTGGAGAGCCTGCTGGAGCAGGGGAACCCCTTAAAGCTGCTTTTGATTGAAGCAGAACCTGTTTTAGACGAATTCGCCCAAGAATTAAAAGAAATCTTGGGGGAAGAAGCACACCTCACGAAGTCCAAACCCAGCTATCTGGAAGTTATCCATCCCCAGGCCACAAAGGGCCGGGCTCTCCGGGAATTAGCCGCGTGGCTGGACGTGGGGCGGGACGAGGTAATGGCGCTTGGGGATAGTTTTAACGACCTTGAAATGCTGGAGTTTGCCGGGGTTAGTGTTGCGGTTGCGAACGCCCGCCCCGAGGTACGCTGCCGGACCCGGTACGTAACCCTTTCCAATAATGAGGACGGAGTTGCGGTTGCCCTTGAAACCTTTATTCTTGGGAGAGAACAGCCTTAA
- the uvrC gene encoding excinuclease ABC subunit UvrC: MELVPVCDPARVGKGWVEEVMEAKAELKKELELVPERPGVYLFRSQSGTVIYVGKAVSLRNRLRSYFQAKGHPERIRRLLLEAARFEYIVTDSEVEALVLECNLIKEYRPKFNINLKDDKSYPYLRVTAEEFPRVMITRNLVRDGSRYFGPYPDVNAVKEAVNLLRKLFPFRSCPDKNLAPRGRPCLNGQIKNCLAPCTGGVSSGDYREMIEQLVLFLEGRRREVEKRLAAQMEEAAGRWDFERAAALRNQLAALKKFREQQRVARAAGRDEDVLAVGTFLDEVCVLLFRLRGGKLVAEEHYFLTEAGGLQPGEILASFMKQYYHAGREIPAVLLVSAPLPESELLAAWLGRERGSKVVIRFPRRGRGRELLQLALENATLYARQRKKRALAYQEKGRLLALELQKALDLGAPPRRLECVDISHFGGRETVGSLIRFTDGQPDRKGYRRYRIRGDVAGDDYAALREVLRRRLGRTGKEPLPDLLVIDGGKGQLHAALAVLRETGCTGVELVALAKEEEEIFRPGSRTALSLPPSHPGLHLLQQARDEAHRFARAYQERLRSSKATASLLGEVRGIGKKRQEALLRHFGSLARLRAASFGELAAVPGMNKKAAEALHEFLHGAGMGEDWGKQCGKR, encoded by the coding sequence ATGGAACTGGTGCCTGTTTGTGATCCGGCCAGAGTTGGCAAGGGATGGGTGGAGGAAGTGATGGAAGCAAAAGCGGAACTCAAAAAGGAACTCGAACTCGTCCCCGAGCGGCCCGGTGTTTACCTTTTCAGGAGTCAGTCCGGCACCGTGATCTACGTGGGGAAAGCGGTTTCTCTCAGAAACCGCCTTCGCTCGTATTTTCAGGCAAAAGGGCATCCGGAGCGGATCCGGCGGCTGCTCCTGGAAGCAGCGCGTTTCGAGTACATTGTCACCGATTCAGAGGTTGAGGCACTTGTTCTGGAATGTAATCTCATTAAAGAATACAGGCCCAAGTTTAACATAAATTTAAAAGATGATAAGTCTTATCCTTACTTGAGAGTGACGGCAGAGGAGTTCCCGCGGGTGATGATCACCAGGAACCTTGTCCGGGATGGGTCGCGGTACTTCGGTCCTTACCCCGATGTGAACGCGGTCAAGGAAGCGGTGAACCTGCTGCGCAAGCTTTTCCCCTTTCGTTCCTGCCCGGATAAAAACCTCGCGCCGCGGGGCAGGCCCTGCCTCAACGGGCAGATCAAAAACTGCCTGGCGCCCTGTACGGGTGGCGTTTCTTCCGGGGACTACCGGGAGATGATCGAGCAGCTCGTCCTCTTCCTGGAAGGCAGAAGGCGTGAAGTGGAAAAGCGCCTCGCGGCCCAGATGGAGGAGGCCGCCGGCCGCTGGGATTTTGAGCGGGCCGCCGCACTGCGGAACCAGTTGGCGGCATTAAAGAAGTTCCGGGAGCAGCAGCGGGTGGCGCGGGCGGCAGGGCGAGACGAGGATGTCCTGGCCGTGGGGACCTTCCTGGATGAGGTTTGCGTTCTCCTTTTCCGCCTCCGGGGAGGGAAGCTGGTTGCGGAAGAGCACTATTTTTTAACAGAGGCCGGGGGGCTGCAGCCGGGAGAAATTCTGGCTTCCTTTATGAAGCAGTATTACCACGCCGGGAGGGAGATTCCGGCTGTTCTGCTTGTGAGCGCTCCCCTGCCCGAATCCGAACTCCTGGCGGCCTGGCTCGGCCGGGAGCGGGGAAGCAAAGTGGTGATCCGCTTTCCCAGGCGCGGGCGCGGCCGGGAACTGCTCCAACTGGCGCTGGAGAATGCAACCCTTTACGCCCGGCAGCGCAAAAAGCGCGCTTTAGCCTATCAGGAAAAGGGGCGTCTTCTGGCACTGGAACTTCAAAAGGCGCTGGACCTGGGTGCTCCTCCCCGGCGCCTCGAATGTGTTGATATTTCCCACTTCGGCGGCCGGGAGACCGTGGGTTCCCTCATCCGCTTTACCGATGGGCAACCCGACAGGAAGGGATACCGGCGCTACCGGATCCGGGGGGATGTTGCGGGTGACGATTACGCCGCCCTGCGGGAGGTCTTGAGGCGCCGCCTCGGCCGCACCGGAAAAGAGCCGCTCCCGGACCTCCTGGTGATTGACGGAGGAAAGGGGCAGTTGCATGCCGCCCTCGCCGTTTTGCGGGAGACGGGCTGTACAGGGGTCGAACTGGTGGCGCTCGCGAAGGAAGAGGAGGAGATCTTCCGTCCCGGGTCGAGAACTGCTCTTTCTCTTCCCCCCAGTCACCCCGGTCTCCACCTCCTGCAGCAGGCGCGGGACGAGGCCCACCGGTTTGCCCGCGCTTACCAGGAGAGACTCCGCTCCTCAAAGGCGACGGCCTCTCTCCTGGGAGAGGTGCGGGGGATCGGGAAGAAGCGCCAGGAGGCCCTGTTGAGGCATTTTGGGTCACTTGCACGGCTGCGGGCTGCGAGTTTTGGGGAACTGGCGGCTGTGCCGGGTATGAACAAAAAGGCGGCGGAAGCGCTGCACGAGTTTCTCCACGGTGCCGGGATGGGAGAGGATTGGGGGAAGCAGTGTGGAAAACGTTAA